The following are from one region of the Serinus canaria isolate serCan28SL12 chromosome 8, serCan2020, whole genome shotgun sequence genome:
- the LOC103824685 gene encoding myomegalin isoform X4, with the protein MKENCRICGRELCGNQRRWIFHTAAKLNLQVLLSHVLGRELCRDGRSEFACSKCAFMLDRIYRFDTVIARIEALSIERLQKLLLEKDRLKFCIASMYRRNNDDSSTEDRAGEGTVDLSSLPDARYAALLQEDFTYSGFEYWMDQEEHGVEPHSCQGSEGAGSRPRRCRGCAALRVADADYEAICKVPRKVARSISCGLSSRWSASMGNEESSVCDVAESTSSRVVVDGDSMEEGTPASSLESLDTTVEASPPQQKDEDADKGLKGNGKCDDFSDDRMTPSSSLSGNRLELALNLIKTLDYKPLQSPRGSRLPIPVKSSLPPPKLSHDLADGTAAAGLACASSAFLNTDRKSFSRAPLGLSLEISELQELWDDLYEDYMPLRVQNLQDERQQAAPGSAAAGEHAADVRAAELQGKLQHFEAANKLLQEKLNELNFELKSIQETSQRQDRTIQSLNEALKSKESKTEELYHIIEGQNETMAKLRDMLHRNHLGQLQVSESPLSPQEQQMSPLDLQNTLFCTKLEVQKLKRAQRQKEHQLAEAKRATQLLETMVHEEEQQKEATWKHNQELRAVVQQLQAELQDKAQQLQTLEWEKSRELQAQEQRVQRLTQQLAHKEQLLQESRELLRCQQSLEKSPAAMNAMLEKLQQRVSDRDAALERAVDEKFCALEKKEQELQQLRVSMRERGSDMERLRSVLCSNEATIHSLESLLKAKTLELEQVSATCQNLRWLKEEIEAKSGSRQKEQEGIIQQLQTCLHDRNKEVEELTATLLCKLGPGQSEVAEELCLRLQHKEKMLQDLLSDRNRQTMEHDAEIRELLQALSAKEQQSRVAAEKMTQALAERSYELQLLRQHVLGKDLVGTQSAGARPLKQDKQPIQEILQRVYGATVIAGSPQEDSSCRTEGVTMSAAELEKDLVNAKEELELMAKKERESRRELTALQSVVATQEEELQVQASDIESLTRTIQMKEDLIKDLQMQLVDPEEIPAMERLTQEVLVLREKVAVAESQGQETTGNRRQQQLLLMLEGLVAERNRLNEALQAERQLYGSLVKFHTQPDSAARDHALQVELEGVHELRGQLEEALGRSLECLSRLETQGAIGGQAAGTHTDACTNFTDSMKEEAARGLAPQQSNSRACKENGGTERSAAPTVPERELRAEEELRELKAQLEEAGFSSVSHIRKAMLSLCLENAELKERMGEATSLLESGEQEEPGLGSPLAPEPRRLQRKSRGSLGDRPAGGSGDGPGLPAERGAVPTKRPALETRVQDDMPKRPCPGSPGGGDGSRVEGSVPSGGWPGLGAELRSQVAQGRRQCQELQDKLAASEATVRAQAEQLEKYHVLLREPQTQQLSKQVQVDFQDLGYETCGRSETEADRDETTSPECEEPDVFSETSLGEELGSSCQPGMSRLGKTAQKTMALEDVEALHQHIQDLKAQLLNANKVIQSLQRRARSISVTSGYTSGAERPLSAPKALASPAHSLTDEDEGWQSDGHGTLCPPALRAHRDLQSLVHRVTLLEAQLPTAKHGVTLPKELQSATWPGKYNSLIQAQARELSHLRQVLREGRGLSRSLAQHLQDALRSFEDLLRGTDIDYYLGQSFREQLAQGRHLAERLSDKLGIRDRQDGEDKTSHELLAQRLSRELQEKDKVIESLEVKLQERSESPGSSCPPSESSHSASSSSFTSEGLEPCSDGDAASEYSQCHEEPAQHTGLHFDSLSQPVSAPLPARAPGLSPFLPAGPPPPAAPALLGCCGNSVCSLAEAQQELQVLRRQLGESVTLPMAPGKPTVPLGPFGEGSKAPASFCRHRALQGPAELPGAPDLRGLWDVPPPGQLLYGALPPGYTSGQKLTGADLLEEHLVEIRNLRQRLEESICTNDRLREQLERRLASTGKGSGLPSDVYAQTPELGLQLSRENQALHEENRTLRLQRDHLSQELARVQETLVAACSRAREAEAELGQRRGKQRRLAEELSECQESVRQLRDERRSLQEDNNRATGGRRAAEEERGTDGGSRRRPPGHLPSP; encoded by the exons ATGAAGGAAAACTGCCGGATTTGCGGCCGGGAGCTTTGCGGCAACCAGCGGCGATGGATCTTCCACACGGCGGCCAAGCTGAAtctccaggtgctgctctcccacgtcctgggcagggagctgtgccgGGACGGCAGGTCCGAGTTCGCCTGCAGCAAGTGTGCCTTCATGCTGGACCGCATCTACAGGTTCGACACCGTCATCGCCCGTATCGAGGCCCTCTCCATCGAGCGcttgcagaagctgctgctaGAGAAGGACCGTCTCAAGTTCTGCATCGCAAGCATGTACCGCAGGAACAACGACGACTCTAGCAcagaggacagggctggggaggggactgTGGACCTTTCCAGCCTGCCTGATGCACGGTACGCTGCCCTCCTCCAGGAGGACTTCACTTACTCTGGGTTTGAGTACTGGATGGATCAGGAAGAGCATGGCGTGGAGCcgcacagctgccagggctccGAGGGGGCAGGGAGCCGCCCGCGGCGCTGccggggctgtgctgccctgcgGGTGGCCGATGCCGACTATGAAGCCATCTGCAAAGTGCCCCGAAAGGTGGCCAGGAGCATCTCCTGCGGGCTGTCCAGCCGCTGGTCGGCCAGCATGGGCAACGAGGAGTCGTCTGTGTGTGATGTGGCCGAGTCCACCAGCTCCAGGGTGGTTGTGGATGGAGACAGCATGGAGGAAGGCACACCTGCATCCTCTCTTGAGTCTCTGGACACCACCGTGGAGGCCAGCCCTCCGCAGCAGAAAGATGAAGATGCAGACAAGGGGCTGAAAGGGAATGGGAAATGTGACGATTTCTCAGATGATCGCATGACCCCGAGCTCTTCACTGAGTGGGAACAGGCTGGAGCTGGCCCTCAATTTGATCAAGACTTTGGACTACAAACCCCTTCAGAGCCCCCGAGGCAGCCGACTACCTATTCCTGTGAAGTCCAGCTTGCCCCCTCCCAAGCTCAGCCATGACTTGGCagatggcactgctgctgctggcttaGCATGTGCTAGTTCTGCCTTCCTGAACACAGACAGAAAATCGTTTTCCAGAGCTCCTTTGGGCCTTTCCCTGGAaatttcagagctgcaggagctgtgggatgacCTCTATGAGGATTATATGCCGCTGCGGGTACAG AATTTGCAGGATGAACggcagcaggcagctccaggcagcgCTGCGGCAGGGGAGCATGCGGCTGATGTGcgtgcagcagagctgcagggcaaaCTCCAGCACTTTGAAGCTGCCAACAAG TTGTTACAGGAAAAGCTGAATGAATTGAATTTCGAATTAAAATCTATTCAAGAAACATCACAAAGGCAAGATCGTACAATCCAGAGTCTGAACGAGGCCCTGAAGAGCAAAGAGAGTAAG ACAGAGGAGCTCTACCACATCATCGAAGGGCAGAATGAGACCATGGCCAAGCTGCGGGACATGTTACACAGAAACCATCTGGGACAGCTGCAG GTGTCAGAGAGCCCACTGTcaccccaggagcagcaaatgTCACCACTCGATCTTCAGAACACACTTTTCTGCACCAAGCTGGAGGTGCAGAAACTGAAGAGAGCTCAGCGCCAGAAGGAGCATCAGCTGGCTGAAGCCAAGAGAGCAACCCAGCTCCTGGAGACCATGGTCcatgaggaagagcagcagaaagaggCAACCTGGAAACACAATCAG GAGCTGCGTGCTGTGGTAcaacagctgcaggcagagctgcaggacaaggctcagcagctccagactTTGGAGTGGGAGAAAAGCCGTGAGCTGCaggcccaggagcagagggttCAGCGTTTGACTCAGCAGCTGGCTCACAAGGAGCAGCTTCTGCAG GAGTCCAGGGAGCTTCTGCGATGCCAGCAAAGCTTGGAGAAGAGCCCTGCAGCCATGAATGCCATGTTGGAGAAACTGCAGCAGCGTGTCAGTGACAGGGATGCTGCTCTGGAG CGAGCAGTAGATGAGAAGTTCTGTGCCctggagaagaaggagcaggagctgcagcagctgcgtGTGTCCATGCGGGAGCGTGGCAGCGACATGGAGAGGCTGCGCAGTGTCCTCTGCAGCAACGAGGCCACCATCCAC AGCCTGGAGAGCCTCCTGAAAGCCAAAACCCTGGAACTGGAGCAGGTCTCAGCAACCTGCCAAAACCTCCGCTGGCTCAAAGAGGAGATTGAAGCCAAAtctggcagcaggcagaaggAGCAAGAGGGTATCATCCAACAGCTGCAGACCTGCCTGCATGACAGGAACAAGGAAGTGGAG GAGCTTACAGCAACTCTGCTGTGTAAGCTGGGCCCTGGGCAGAGTGAGgtagcagaggagctgtgcctgcGTCTCCAGCACAAGGAGAAGATGCTGCAGGATCTTCTCAGTGACCGGAACCGCCAAACCATGGAGCATGATGCTGAAATtcgggagctgctgcaggctctgagcGCCAAGGAGCAACAGAGCAGA GTGGCTGCAGAGAAGATGACACAGGCTTTGGCTGAAAGGAGCTATGAGCTACAACTGCTGCGCCAACATGTGTTGGGGAAGGACCTTGTTGGGACCCAGTCAGCTGGTGCCAGGCCACTGAAGCAGGACAAACAACCCATACAA GAGATACTGCAAAGAGTTTATGGAGCTACAGTCATTGCTGGATCCCCACAGGaagacagcagctgcaggacagagggag TTACAATGTCAGCAGCAGAACTGGAGAAGGATCTTGTCAATGccaaagaggagctggagctaatggcaaagaaggaaagagaaagcagg cGGGAGCTCACTGCTCTCCAGTCTGTTGTGGCCacacaggaggaggagctgcaggtgcaggcCTCAGATATTGAGTCCTTGACCAGAACCATCCAGATGAAAGAGGACCTCATCAAG GATCTGCAGATGCAGCTGGTGGATCCTGAAGAAATTCCAGCCATGGAAAGGCTGACTCAAGAAGTGCTGGTGCTTCGGGAGAAAGTGGCCGTTGCAGAGTCCCAAGGACAGGAGACTACTGGAAACAGAAGGCAACAG CAGTTGTTACTGATGCTGGAAGGGCTGGTGGCTGAGAGAAATCGGTTAAATGAGGCTCTCCAGGCAGAGAGGCAGCTCTATGGCAGCCTGGTGAAGTTTCACACACAGCCAGACAG TGCTGCGAGAGACCACGCCCTGCAGGTGGAGCTGGAAGGGGTCCACGAGCTCCGGGGACAGCTGGAAGAAGCTCTTGGAAGAAGCTTGGAGTGTTTGAGCAGGCTGGAGACACAGGGCGCCATAGGAG GTCAGGCTGCAGGTACGCACACCGATGCCTGCACCAACTTCACAGACAGCATGAAGGAGGAGGCAGCCCGTGGCTTGGCCCCCCAGCAG AGCAACTCCCGGGCCTGCAAGGAGAATGGGGGCACCGAAAGGAGCGCAGCGCCCACCGTGCCCGAGCGGGAGCTGCgggctgaggaggagctgcGGGAGCTGAAGGCTCAGCTGGAGGAAGCCGGCTTCTCCTCTGTCTCCCACATCAG GAAGGCGATGCTGAGCCTGTGCCTGGAAAACGCGGAGCTGAAAGAGCGGATGGGTGAAGCCACGTCGCTGCTGGAGAGCGGGGAGCAGGAAGAGccggggctgggcagccctCTGGCCCCCGAGCCCCGGAGGCTGCAGCGGAAGAGCCGCGGGTCCCTTGGGGACCGCCCGGCCGGAGGCAGCGGGGATGGCCCGGGGCTCCCGGCAGAGAGGGGAGCTGTGCCCACCAAACGCCCAGCGCTGGAGACCCGAGTCCAGGATGACATGCCCAAgagaccctgccctggcagccccggTGGAGGGGATGGGAGCCGT GTGGAGGGCTCGGTTCCCAGCGGGGGCTGGCCGGGCCTGGGCGCAGAGCTGCGCTCCCAGGTGGCACAGGGCCgaaggcagtgccaggagtTGCAGGACAAGCTCGCTGCCTCGGAGGCCACAGTGCGGGCACAagctgagcagctggagaaatACCACGTCCTGCTCC GTGAACCtcagacacagcagctcagcaagcAAGTGCAGGTGGATTTCCAGGACCTGGGCTATGAGACCTGTGGGCGCAGTGAGACCGAGGCTGACCGGGACGAGACCACCAGCCCTG agtGCGAGGAGCCAGATGTGTTCAGTGAAACCAGCCTGGGTGAGGAGCTGGGGTCCTCGTGCCAGCCAGGGATGTCCAGGCTGGGCAAAACTGCCCAGAAAACCATGGCCCTGGAGGATGTGGAGGCCCTGCACCAGCACATCCAGGACCTCAAGGCCCAGCTGCTCAATGCCAACAAGGTGATCCAGAGCCTGCAGCGCCGTGCCCGCTCCATCTCTGTCACTAGCGGCTACACCTCGGGTGCGGAGCGGCCTCTGTCGGCTCCCAAGGCCTTGgcctccccagcccacagcctgACGGACGAGGACGAGGGCTGGCAGTCGGACGGGCACGGCACACTGTGCCCACCCGCCCTGCGGGCACACCGCGACCTGCAGAGCCTGGTGCACCGCGTCACCCTGCTCGAGGCACAGCTGCCCACGGCCAAGCATGGAGTCACCTTGCCCAAGGAGCTGCAGTCTGCCACTTGGCCAGG GAAATACAACTCTCTGATCCAGGCACAGGCTCGGGAGCTCTCCCACCTGCGGCAGGTGCTGCGGGAGGGCCGTGGGCTGAGCcgcagcctggcccagcacctgcaggacgCCCTGCGCTCCTTCGAGGACCTCCTTCGGGGCACTGACATCGACTACTACTTGGGCCAGAGCTTTAGGGagcagctggcccagggcaggcacCTGGCTGAGAGGCTCAGTGACAAGCTGGGCATCA GAGATCGACAAGATGGGGAGGATAAAACCAGTCATGAACTCCTGGCACAGAG GCTCAGCCGGGAGCTCCAGGAGAAGGATAAGGTGATTGAGAGCCTGGAGGTGAAGCTGCAGGAGCGCTCCGAGTCCCCAGGTAGCAGCTGCCCACCCTCGGAGTCATCccactctgccagcagctcatcctTCACCTccgaggggctggagccctgctccGATGGAGATGCAGCCAGCGAGTACAGCCAGTGCCACGAGGAGCCCGCCCAACACACAG GCCTTCACTTTGACTCCTTGTCCCAACCTGTTAGTGCccccctgcctgcccgggcCCCCGGGCTgtcccccttcctccctgctgggccccctcctcctgcagccccggcactcctgggctgctgtgggaattcTGTCTGCTCCCTGGCCGAAGCACAGCAGGAACTGCAGGTGCTCCGGAGGCAACTGGGAGAAA gtgtgacACTGCCCATGGCACCAGGAAAGCCCACAGTGCCACTGGGCCCCTTTGGAGAGGGCAGCAAAGCCCCAGCATCATTCTGCcgacacagagccctgcagggcccagctgagctccccgGGGCCCCCGACCTCCGTGGCCTCTGGGACGTGCCCCCGCCTGGCCAGCTGCTCTATGGGGCCCTGCCACCGGGGTACACCTCTGGCCAGAAGCTGACAG gggcaGACCTGCTGGAGGAACATCTGGTGGAGATCCGCAACCTGCGCCAGCGCCTGGAGGAGTCCATCTGCACCAACGACCGGCTCCGGGAGCAGCTGGAGCGGCGCCTGGCCTCCACCGGCAAGGGCAGTG GATTGCCCAGTGATGTCTATGCCCAGACACcggagctggggctgcagctgagcagggagaacCAGGCTCTGCACGAGGAAAACCGAACCCTGCGGCTCCAACGTGACCACCTCtcccaag agctggcacgGGTGCAGGAGACACTTGTGGCTGCCTGCTCCCGGGCACGGgaggctgaggcagagctgggccagagGCGTGGGAAGCAGCGGAGGCTGGCGGAGGAGCTCTCCGAGTGCCAAGAGAGTGTCCGGCAGCTCCGGGACGAGCGGCGCTCTCTGCAGGAGGACAACAACAG AGCCACGGGGGGCAGACGTGCCGCTGAGGAAGAGCGAGGGACTGATGGGGGCTCACGTCGTCGGCCGCCTGGACACCTACCGAGCCCTTGA